The Leadbettera azotonutricia ZAS-9 genome has a window encoding:
- a CDS encoding SAM-dependent methyltransferase: MANYEKLDFWSLKAQKEGYPARSVYKLKEMDEKFSLLKRGMKVLDLGAAPGSWSLYVLRKMAAWGEAANSNRPASTLVSIDLSPLSRVYDQGLFDSSNFFFIQGDMTSPENTESIFSRGGYNLLLSDAAPATTGNRSVDTLRSLGLAEMALHYAENALAQGGNMAVKVFQGGDTSSLLKKIRSLFESGKSFKPQACRPGSFETYYVGLGKKT; this comes from the coding sequence ATGGCGAACTACGAAAAACTTGACTTCTGGTCCCTCAAGGCGCAAAAAGAGGGCTACCCTGCCCGCTCGGTTTATAAGCTCAAGGAGATGGACGAAAAGTTCAGCCTTCTCAAGCGGGGCATGAAGGTACTCGACCTGGGGGCAGCCCCCGGAAGCTGGAGCCTCTATGTGCTGCGGAAGATGGCAGCCTGGGGAGAGGCTGCCAATAGCAACCGGCCAGCTTCCACTCTTGTTTCCATCGATCTCTCCCCCCTTTCGCGGGTGTATGATCAGGGGCTTTTTGACAGCAGCAATTTCTTTTTTATCCAGGGCGATATGACATCCCCGGAAAACACCGAAAGCATATTTTCCCGGGGGGGCTACAATCTCCTCCTGAGCGACGCTGCCCCGGCCACCACGGGCAACCGTTCCGTGGATACCCTCCGCTCCCTCGGCCTGGCCGAAATGGCCCTGCATTACGCTGAGAACGCCCTTGCCCAGGGCGGAAACATGGCGGTAAAAGTGTTCCAGGGCGGGGATACCAGTTCACTGCTCAAAAAAATCCGCAGCCTCTTTGAGAGCGGAAAAAGCTTTAAGCCCCAAGCATGCAGGCCCGGATCATTTGAGACCTATTATGTGGGGCTGGGGAAAAAAACTTAG
- a CDS encoding NYN domain-containing protein encodes MPLLPFSNQAAEVSQAKLAVLIDADNTQPAIIEGLLDEVAKYGVASVKRIYGDWTSTNLRQWKERLLEYAIQPIQQFAYTQGKNATDSAMIIDAMDLLYSEKLDGFCIVSSDSDFTRLAARIRESGRTVYGFGEKKTPKAFVSVCDKFIYTEILRDTGEEQDEDEARPAAKTKKEIKKVDRKLLKLLQDVVDDLAEESGWAYLGGVGQKINNRSTDFDPRLYGFNKLGDMFRAIPQFETEERPQANGTGRQVYIRWKRKAR; translated from the coding sequence ATGCCACTATTGCCATTTTCAAATCAGGCCGCTGAAGTCAGCCAGGCCAAATTAGCGGTTTTAATTGATGCGGACAATACACAGCCCGCCATTATCGAGGGCCTTCTTGACGAAGTTGCCAAATACGGAGTCGCCAGCGTTAAACGCATCTATGGCGACTGGACCAGCACCAACCTGCGCCAGTGGAAGGAACGGCTTCTGGAATATGCCATACAGCCCATTCAGCAGTTTGCCTATACCCAGGGAAAAAACGCCACTGACTCGGCAATGATCATAGACGCCATGGATCTGCTTTACAGCGAAAAACTCGATGGCTTCTGCATTGTTTCGAGCGATTCGGACTTTACCCGCCTTGCGGCGCGTATCCGCGAAAGCGGCCGCACAGTCTACGGCTTTGGCGAAAAGAAAACCCCCAAGGCTTTTGTCTCTGTCTGCGATAAATTCATTTACACAGAAATACTGCGCGATACCGGAGAGGAGCAGGATGAGGATGAAGCCAGGCCGGCTGCAAAAACCAAAAAAGAAATCAAAAAAGTGGACAGGAAGCTTTTAAAGCTTTTGCAGGACGTTGTGGACGACTTGGCCGAAGAATCAGGCTGGGCCTACCTCGGCGGCGTCGGGCAGAAGATAAACAACCGCTCCACCGATTTTGATCCCCGGCTCTATGGCTTTAATAAGCTGGGCGACATGTTCAGGGCCATCCCCCAGTTTGAAACCGAGGAAAGGCCCCAGGCCAACGGCACGGGCCGCCAGGTCTACATTCGCTGGAAGCGCAAGGCGCGCTAA
- a CDS encoding DNA repair helicase XPB has translation MLKNRREPGAAVMENPLIVQSDRTLLLDVHAPRAEEARSAILPFAELEKSPEHIHTYRITPLSLWNAASAGYTPEGVTAALNEFTRYAIPSGVTEGFSDTMARYGKIRLVAGEGAEELPNELFLVSEDEAIAREIGAAKILDKYLVKGPGFSGFKLKFTDRGSVKRELIRLGWPVQDEAPFAKGEPLDIRLKDPASSGRPFAPRDYQVEAAKAVLGSGGPGSGYGVVVLPCGSGKTVVGMAFMSLLKTNTLILTTNVAAVHQWMEELLDKTELKKEEIAEYTGDSKSVAPVTVATYQIITWRPDKAADFPHFKLFRERPWGLIIYDEVHLLPAPVFRVTAELQAVRRLGLTATLVREDGAEDAVFSLVGPKRYDVPWKDLEGKGWIAEAFCTEIRLELPGHLKIPYAVAAPREKYRLASENPLKEEAVVELIQNHPDDQILVIGQYLSQLDSLAKLLKVPLITGKTPNTEREKIYNAFKKGEVRVIVVSRVANFAIDLPDASMAIQVSGSFGSRQEEAQRLGRILRPKDEGRSSWFYTLVSRYTVEEDFAANRQQFLAEQGYKYSIQHWTAEELALPAPQAEAAK, from the coding sequence ATGTTAAAAAATAGGAGGGAACCCGGGGCTGCGGTCATGGAAAACCCCTTAATTGTGCAAAGCGACCGAACCTTGCTGCTGGATGTCCATGCCCCCCGCGCAGAGGAGGCCCGTTCGGCTATTCTGCCCTTTGCAGAACTGGAAAAATCGCCCGAGCATATACATACCTATCGAATAACCCCCCTCTCTCTCTGGAATGCGGCCAGTGCAGGCTATACTCCTGAAGGCGTGACCGCGGCCTTGAACGAATTCACCCGCTATGCCATACCCTCGGGCGTTACCGAAGGTTTTTCCGATACCATGGCCCGTTATGGCAAGATACGCCTTGTCGCGGGTGAGGGCGCGGAGGAGCTTCCCAATGAGCTTTTTCTTGTATCAGAGGACGAGGCCATCGCCAGGGAAATCGGGGCTGCGAAAATTCTCGATAAGTACTTAGTAAAAGGCCCCGGCTTTTCCGGCTTCAAATTGAAATTTACAGACCGGGGCAGCGTGAAGCGTGAACTCATACGCCTGGGCTGGCCTGTGCAGGACGAAGCCCCTTTTGCAAAGGGCGAGCCGTTGGATATACGCCTAAAAGATCCCGCTTCTTCGGGCCGGCCTTTTGCGCCCCGGGATTATCAGGTCGAGGCTGCCAAGGCTGTGCTTGGATCGGGCGGGCCGGGTTCGGGCTACGGCGTGGTGGTGCTGCCCTGCGGTTCAGGCAAGACCGTGGTGGGCATGGCTTTCATGTCCCTCCTTAAAACCAACACCTTGATCCTTACAACCAATGTGGCTGCGGTTCATCAATGGATGGAAGAGCTCCTTGACAAGACTGAATTGAAAAAGGAGGAGATAGCCGAGTACACAGGGGATTCAAAATCAGTTGCGCCGGTAACGGTTGCAACCTATCAGATCATTACCTGGCGGCCCGACAAGGCTGCGGATTTTCCCCATTTCAAGCTTTTCAGGGAAAGACCCTGGGGGCTTATCATTTACGATGAAGTGCATTTGCTTCCTGCCCCTGTGTTCAGGGTTACTGCCGAACTTCAGGCAGTGCGCCGCCTTGGGCTCACCGCTACCCTTGTAAGGGAGGATGGCGCAGAGGATGCGGTGTTCAGCCTTGTGGGTCCCAAGCGTTATGATGTGCCCTGGAAGGATCTTGAAGGCAAGGGCTGGATAGCCGAAGCTTTCTGTACCGAGATACGTCTCGAGCTTCCCGGACATCTCAAGATACCCTACGCGGTAGCTGCCCCCCGGGAAAAGTACCGCCTGGCCAGCGAGAACCCCCTTAAGGAAGAGGCAGTTGTTGAGCTTATTCAGAACCACCCTGATGATCAGATCCTCGTCATAGGCCAATACCTAAGCCAGCTTGATTCGTTGGCAAAACTGTTAAAAGTCCCCCTTATTACCGGAAAAACCCCCAACACCGAAAGGGAAAAAATTTACAACGCCTTCAAAAAGGGAGAAGTACGGGTGATAGTGGTAAGCCGGGTTGCAAACTTTGCCATCGATCTTCCCGACGCTTCCATGGCGATTCAGGTGTCGGGCAGTTTTGGTTCCCGCCAGGAAGAGGCCCAAAGGCTGGGGCGTATATTGCGCCCCAAGGATGAAGGCCGCAGTTCCTGGTTTTATACCCTTGTGTCCCGTTATACAGTGGAAGAGGATTTTGCCGCCAATCGCCAGCAGTTCCTGGCTGAGCAGGGTTACAAATATTCCATTCAGCATTGGACTGCAGAAGAATTGGCCCTGCCCGCGCCGCAGGCAGAGGCGGCAAAATGA
- a CDS encoding SulP family inorganic anion transporter has product MPNFNLVSLKDFIPRSFEIFSRKNGKGYDWASFGKDCLAGVTVGVVALPLAMAFSISAGGTPAQGLYTAITAGFLVSFLGGSKFQIGGPTGAFVVIIFGIIAKHGMAGLATAGILAGVILIIMGLTGLGRFIKFIPYPVTTGFTTGIGLLIFSQQVKDFFGLSPAASSPEFIHMWGGYIKSINTISPVTLGLGLGTMTVILLIKKFYPRIPAAVVGIIAAAVACKVLSLPAETIGMRFGAIPQSLPRPELPAFSFALIREVLPDSLAIALLAAIESLLSAVVADGMSGDRHNGNMELVAQGFGNIASILFGGIPATGAIARTATNIKAGAASPVAGMIHALTLLLFILFLAPLASAVPLASLSAVLIIVSWDMSNIPRFVRILYKAPKSDALVLLTTFALTVLVDLTFAVEAGVVLAAFLFMRRMMEVTDIRPDGHRIGDEIVYGKPDEAAAKPKAPKNIEIYEITGPFFFGVADSLQRILMGIEKKPKTFVLRMRDVPAVDSTGIAALESFLAQCRHRKINLILCEIREQPRKALEKSGFIEELGPANLCGTLEEALA; this is encoded by the coding sequence ATGCCGAATTTCAACCTTGTTTCTCTTAAAGACTTTATACCCCGCAGCTTCGAAATCTTTTCCAGAAAAAATGGCAAAGGTTATGATTGGGCTTCCTTTGGCAAGGACTGCCTCGCGGGCGTTACCGTGGGGGTGGTTGCCCTGCCCCTTGCCATGGCCTTCAGCATTTCAGCAGGGGGGACCCCCGCCCAAGGCCTCTATACCGCCATCACCGCGGGCTTTTTGGTAAGCTTTTTGGGGGGCAGCAAATTCCAGATAGGCGGCCCCACCGGCGCTTTTGTGGTGATCATCTTCGGGATAATTGCCAAGCACGGCATGGCGGGGCTTGCAACTGCCGGCATCCTGGCAGGCGTCATACTCATCATCATGGGTCTCACCGGCCTTGGGCGGTTCATTAAATTTATCCCCTATCCGGTAACGACCGGTTTTACCACCGGCATAGGGCTATTGATTTTTTCCCAGCAGGTAAAGGATTTCTTCGGCCTCAGCCCCGCTGCAAGCTCCCCTGAATTTATACATATGTGGGGCGGGTATATAAAATCCATTAATACCATAAGCCCTGTAACTTTAGGGCTCGGCCTGGGAACCATGACAGTAATACTGTTAATCAAAAAATTCTATCCCCGCATTCCCGCAGCTGTAGTGGGCATCATTGCCGCTGCAGTTGCATGCAAAGTGTTATCCCTCCCCGCAGAAACCATAGGTATGCGTTTCGGGGCCATACCCCAGTCCCTGCCCAGGCCTGAATTGCCCGCGTTCAGCTTTGCATTGATACGGGAGGTACTGCCGGACAGCCTGGCCATCGCGTTGCTTGCAGCCATAGAGTCCCTGCTTTCGGCAGTTGTGGCGGACGGCATGAGCGGGGACAGGCACAATGGCAATATGGAACTTGTAGCCCAGGGTTTTGGAAATATAGCCTCGATACTTTTCGGCGGCATACCCGCCACAGGGGCCATCGCAAGAACTGCCACCAATATTAAAGCCGGGGCCGCAAGCCCGGTCGCGGGGATGATACACGCCCTTACCCTTCTCCTCTTCATACTTTTCCTTGCCCCCCTTGCGTCGGCAGTGCCGCTGGCAAGCCTCTCCGCAGTACTTATTATAGTAAGCTGGGACATGAGCAATATCCCGCGTTTTGTCCGCATACTGTACAAAGCGCCCAAGAGCGATGCCCTGGTGCTGCTTACCACTTTTGCACTTACCGTATTGGTGGATCTTACTTTTGCTGTCGAAGCAGGAGTAGTGCTGGCTGCCTTCCTTTTTATGAGAAGGATGATGGAAGTTACGGATATAAGGCCCGACGGCCACAGAATAGGGGATGAAATTGTTTACGGCAAACCCGATGAAGCAGCAGCAAAACCCAAAGCCCCTAAAAATATAGAAATTTATGAAATCACCGGACCTTTCTTTTTCGGCGTTGCCGATTCGCTCCAGAGGATACTCATGGGGATAGAGAAAAAGCCCAAGACCTTTGTGCTCCGTATGAGGGATGTGCCCGCAGTTGACTCCACAGGCATTGCCGCGCTTGAATCTTTCCTTGCCCAATGCAGGCATCGGAAGATAAACCTCATCCTCTGCGAAATAAGGGAACAGCCCCGCAAGGCCCTGGAGAAATCGGGCTTTATTGAAGAATTGGGCCCGGCCAATTTATGCGGAACCCTGGAGGAGGCCCTGGCATGA
- a CDS encoding ketopantoate reductase family protein, translated as MRINSVLIAGAGAIGLLVAETIYRADPACVSILAKGARLERYRKNGLAVNGERLDFKFGSEKPVDLIIIASKFHHLNQIIEDIKPYVGKDTIILSLLNGISSEDIIGKIYGSSRLPLAMIIGTDALHQHEETTYTQKGIINFGDAEGNNGEREKNVADFFARAKVPFALQPNMKRMLWYKYMINVGANQTTAVLRLPYAAVQNNGNPHQVNEACQLVEKAMSEVIAIANAQGIDLNKTDIANWYKTVNTLNPASYTSMCQDVLAYRKTEVEMFGFTMMELGKKLNIPVPVNEMLYLQIRTIEQTYRREK; from the coding sequence ATGAGAATCAACTCAGTATTAATCGCAGGCGCAGGAGCCATAGGCCTCCTGGTTGCCGAAACCATATACAGGGCAGACCCTGCCTGTGTGTCCATATTGGCAAAAGGCGCACGCCTTGAACGGTACAGGAAAAACGGCCTCGCGGTGAATGGCGAACGCCTCGATTTTAAATTCGGCAGTGAAAAGCCTGTCGATCTCATTATCATCGCTTCAAAGTTCCATCATTTAAATCAAATAATTGAAGATATAAAACCCTATGTAGGCAAAGACACCATCATCCTTTCGTTATTGAATGGCATATCCAGCGAAGACATCATCGGTAAAATTTACGGCAGCAGCCGCCTCCCCCTGGCAATGATCATCGGCACAGATGCTTTGCATCAACATGAAGAAACCACCTATACCCAAAAGGGGATTATCAATTTTGGCGATGCAGAAGGCAATAATGGGGAACGCGAAAAAAACGTAGCCGATTTTTTTGCTCGTGCCAAAGTCCCCTTTGCCCTGCAGCCCAACATGAAACGCATGCTTTGGTATAAATACATGATCAATGTAGGGGCAAATCAAACCACCGCTGTCCTTCGCCTCCCTTATGCGGCGGTGCAGAACAATGGCAATCCCCATCAGGTCAACGAGGCCTGCCAATTGGTAGAAAAAGCCATGAGTGAAGTGATAGCCATTGCCAATGCCCAAGGCATTGATCTCAACAAGACAGATATTGCCAACTGGTATAAAACGGTGAATACCCTTAACCCGGCAAGCTATACTTCCATGTGCCAGGATGTGCTCGCGTACCGCAAAACCGAAGTTGAAATGTTCGGTTTTACCATGATGGAATTGGGAAAGAAATTGAATATTCCGGTTCCGGTAAACGAGATGCTCTATCTGCAGATCAGGACTATTGAACAGACTTACAGGAGGGAAAAATGA
- a CDS encoding thymidylate synthase — translation MKEIFVEGRTLPETYHKALCTLKEKGSVIPCTDWNQQQLECAMTLYVTSPTEEPRISSLFIGGFHELQQYCMEMLDGLLNFRIGKGWDYTYNQRFSEFYDYVIKELKRNSETRRAVISIRDNKADTKEGADPACLQSIQFFIREGKLDMMVLFRSNDLPEATYMNAFALIMLQEKIARELGLDIGTYTHRSNSMHCYEKDFKLLDNYIKSINTKSREEISYNYKGDWEDLMKEEIPGILKFAENLKDKE, via the coding sequence ATGAAAGAAATCTTTGTAGAAGGAAGGACCCTGCCCGAAACCTACCACAAAGCCCTATGCACCCTAAAAGAAAAAGGCTCCGTAATCCCCTGTACCGACTGGAACCAGCAGCAGCTTGAATGTGCCATGACCTTATATGTCACTAGTCCTACAGAAGAGCCCAGGATAAGCAGCCTGTTTATAGGGGGCTTTCATGAACTGCAGCAGTACTGCATGGAAATGCTCGACGGCCTTTTAAATTTCAGGATAGGCAAAGGCTGGGACTATACCTACAACCAGCGTTTCAGCGAATTTTATGATTACGTCATTAAAGAGCTCAAGCGGAACAGTGAAACAAGGAGGGCTGTCATTTCCATCCGGGACAATAAGGCAGACACCAAAGAAGGCGCGGACCCCGCCTGCCTCCAAAGCATACAGTTTTTTATCCGCGAAGGCAAACTCGACATGATGGTACTTTTCAGGAGCAACGATCTTCCCGAAGCAACTTACATGAACGCCTTCGCCTTAATCATGCTCCAGGAAAAAATAGCCCGTGAGCTGGGACTTGACATCGGGACCTATACCCACAGATCCAATTCCATGCACTGCTACGAAAAGGATTTTAAGCTTCTGGATAATTATATTAAATCCATTAATACAAAAAGCCGTGAAGAAATAAGCTACAACTACAAAGGCGACTGGGAAGATCTTATGAAAGAAGAGATACCAGGCATTCTGAAATTTGCAGAAAACCTGAAAGATAAGGAATAG
- a CDS encoding FTR1 family iron permease, producing the protein MNKKLVSSIFMLVLAVMLVSPVFAAFETWGDMVTEMAGHIDEAWTLYAAGNVKGAKAKVDTAYYGYYEKFGFEKTVMSQISGARAAEVEYQFSLVKKAMTAGAPGAEVREGLDLLISLLRADADRLDGKKESALAVFLSSLLIIVREGFEAILIVGAIIAYLLKSGNKNSVKPVYIGSLVALAASVLMAYILNLLAGAATGQNQEIIEGATMLLAVVVLFYVSNWMVSKAEAEAWSGYIEGKVKAGISKGSVFSLAFAAFLAVFREGAEVILFYQALIANTKTFMNMIWVGLAVGAVLLVGVYIVIRVLSLKIPLKPFFLGTSVLLFIMSISFIGNGIKELQEGNVVSVSPVPFVSSVDILGIYPTLETLIPQMILLIVSAAVFVLQLKKGSNPGRSAQGKNI; encoded by the coding sequence ATGAACAAGAAGTTAGTCTCATCTATCTTTATGCTTGTTTTGGCTGTTATGCTTGTTTCGCCTGTATTCGCAGCCTTTGAGACCTGGGGTGATATGGTGACGGAGATGGCCGGGCATATCGACGAGGCATGGACGCTTTATGCGGCGGGCAATGTAAAAGGGGCAAAGGCCAAGGTCGATACCGCCTACTATGGGTATTATGAAAAATTCGGCTTCGAAAAAACCGTAATGTCCCAAATTTCGGGGGCCCGGGCTGCGGAGGTTGAGTACCAGTTCAGCCTGGTAAAAAAGGCAATGACCGCCGGAGCTCCGGGCGCGGAGGTACGGGAAGGCCTGGATCTCCTGATTTCCCTGCTTAGGGCCGATGCGGATCGGCTTGACGGCAAAAAAGAAAGCGCCCTTGCCGTGTTCCTCAGTTCCCTGCTCATTATCGTAAGAGAGGGCTTTGAAGCCATTCTCATCGTAGGGGCGATTATCGCCTATCTCCTAAAAAGCGGTAACAAGAACAGCGTAAAGCCCGTATATATCGGATCCCTTGTTGCCCTGGCCGCAAGCGTTCTCATGGCCTATATATTGAACCTGCTTGCCGGCGCCGCGACAGGACAGAACCAGGAAATTATCGAAGGCGCAACCATGCTTTTGGCTGTGGTCGTCCTTTTCTATGTGAGCAACTGGATGGTTTCAAAGGCCGAAGCGGAAGCCTGGAGCGGTTACATTGAAGGGAAGGTCAAGGCGGGGATAAGCAAAGGCAGCGTTTTCTCCCTGGCCTTCGCCGCCTTCCTTGCCGTGTTCCGTGAGGGAGCAGAAGTGATTCTGTTTTATCAGGCCCTGATTGCCAATACGAAAACCTTTATGAATATGATTTGGGTGGGATTGGCTGTGGGCGCTGTGCTCCTGGTAGGGGTTTATATTGTTATCCGCGTCTTAAGCCTTAAAATTCCGCTTAAACCCTTCTTCCTCGGTACCAGCGTGCTGCTCTTTATCATGTCCATTTCTTTTATCGGCAACGGCATCAAAGAATTGCAGGAAGGAAATGTCGTCAGCGTAAGCCCGGTGCCTTTTGTGAGCTCCGTGGACATTTTGGGCATCTACCCTACGCTGGAAACGCTTATTCCCCAAATGATTCTGCTTATAGTGTCTGCAGCTGTTTTTGTGCTGCAGCTTAAAAAGGGTTCAAACCCAGGCCGTAGCGCCCAGGGAAAAAATATTTAG
- a CDS encoding iron transporter, with protein MKNLMVLLIMTVFAVTAFVGCEKKQVAQAASTVSPEEAAGFEEFPLGDDHELGPLNVAGVYFQPVDMIPASMGLPASQSDIHIEADISALENELGYGVGDFVPNLTVRYEISQASGWKIDGTFMPMNASDGPHYGANVKLNGIGDYKVIFYITNPEAQGYVLHVDKTTGVPGRFWSTPLVAEWDVTYPGPAW; from the coding sequence ATCAAAAATCTGATGGTACTTCTAATAATGACGGTGTTCGCAGTAACGGCTTTTGTCGGATGCGAAAAAAAACAGGTGGCACAAGCGGCAAGTACGGTCAGCCCGGAGGAAGCGGCGGGGTTTGAAGAATTTCCCCTTGGCGACGATCATGAACTAGGGCCTCTCAATGTGGCGGGTGTGTATTTTCAGCCTGTTGACATGATCCCTGCGTCCATGGGTCTGCCTGCTTCGCAGTCGGATATTCATATTGAAGCGGATATTTCGGCACTGGAAAATGAATTGGGTTACGGCGTCGGCGATTTTGTGCCGAACCTTACAGTCCGCTATGAAATTTCCCAGGCCTCGGGCTGGAAAATCGACGGCACCTTTATGCCGATGAACGCCAGCGACGGCCCCCATTACGGCGCCAATGTCAAGCTCAACGGTATCGGTGATTATAAGGTAATTTTCTATATCACCAATCCGGAGGCTCAGGGCTATGTGCTGCACGTTGACAAAACCACCGGTGTTCCCGGCAGGTTCTGGTCAACGCCCCTGGTAGCCGAATGGGATGTAACTTATCCCGGCCCGGCCTGGTAA
- a CDS encoding DUF2318 domain-containing protein — MSRYFLLVVQSSIGTVILLAMLLALLSSPALKGSGKGRGLPFLCLAGTLAALVLAFLRRTTAVNIGKISTFTAALAIIAGIVFLFRELRQKARISLSGVSFFADTALVFLLPFYALPAVFLYPSEFLLAGESAFSTDFLFKCIGYLAGIGLSLLTGLCLYKIGRGMGKGLSLILCGALIINMANQVCTVLQFLFARRMIPMNRTIFRLITPALNNSIVFLFGILAITSVLPVLAFIQSCTFGSGSHRQKTYSNPAERRKVHAVSRHRKQLCITLAASYAVTLLSLTVLKAWNEKGVELSPAESYNLSGNEIVIPLELIEDGHLHRYNYRASENIEMRFIIIKKNESAYGVGLDACDICGPTGYYERKDEVICRLCDVVMNKATIGFRGGCNPVPLAYTLRSGNMIIQTESLEIERARFK, encoded by the coding sequence ATGTCCCGTTATTTTCTGCTGGTTGTACAGTCTTCCATCGGCACAGTGATATTGCTGGCGATGCTTTTGGCGCTGCTCTCGTCCCCTGCCCTTAAAGGCAGCGGGAAAGGGCGGGGTCTGCCATTTCTCTGCCTTGCAGGAACTTTGGCGGCTTTGGTGCTGGCTTTTCTCCGCCGTACCACTGCTGTCAATATAGGGAAAATCAGTACTTTTACCGCAGCCCTGGCAATTATCGCAGGTATTGTTTTCCTGTTCCGGGAATTGCGTCAAAAGGCACGAATCAGCCTATCCGGCGTTTCTTTTTTTGCAGATACCGCGTTGGTGTTTTTGCTGCCTTTTTACGCTCTTCCGGCAGTTTTTTTGTATCCCTCTGAATTCCTTCTTGCAGGAGAAAGCGCCTTTAGCACTGATTTTCTTTTTAAGTGCATAGGCTACCTTGCGGGCATTGGTCTTTCGCTTCTTACCGGTTTGTGTCTTTATAAAATAGGCCGGGGGATGGGAAAGGGGCTCAGCCTTATCCTGTGCGGGGCTTTAATAATCAATATGGCAAACCAGGTATGCACTGTGCTGCAATTTCTTTTTGCACGGCGCATGATCCCCATGAACCGGACAATTTTCCGCCTTATTACCCCGGCCCTGAACAACAGCATTGTTTTTCTCTTTGGGATTCTGGCAATTACCTCTGTGCTGCCGGTGCTGGCTTTTATCCAAAGCTGCACCTTTGGGAGCGGCAGCCATCGTCAAAAGACTTATTCCAATCCTGCGGAACGCAGGAAGGTGCATGCAGTATCCCGGCACAGAAAACAGCTCTGCATCACCCTGGCGGCATCATACGCGGTTACGCTGCTCAGCCTTACGGTCCTGAAAGCATGGAACGAAAAGGGTGTGGAACTTTCGCCTGCCGAATCCTACAATCTCTCAGGCAATGAAATTGTCATTCCTCTTGAACTCATAGAAGATGGCCATTTGCACCGTTATAATTACCGGGCATCCGAAAATATAGAAATGCGTTTTATCATTATTAAAAAGAATGAAAGCGCTTATGGCGTAGGGCTTGACGCCTGCGACATTTGCGGGCCTACCGGTTATTACGAGCGCAAGGACGAAGTAATCTGCCGCCTTTGCGATGTGGTAATGAACAAGGCCACCATAGGTTTCCGCGGCGGCTGCAATCCTGTACCTTTGGCATATACACTGCGAAGCGGAAATATGATCATCCAAACCGAAAGCCTTGAAATTGAACGGGCGCGCTTTAAATAG